Sequence from the Fictibacillus arsenicus genome:
ATATTCCGCAAAGGCTAAAAGCTCTTCCTCGGCATTAGCAGCAAGTACACCTGCTCCTGTAAGGAGAACAGGTTTCTTAGACATCTGCAAAGCTTCGTTCAGCCTTTTTACTTGGAGGATGTTTGGCTTCAAAGTCGGCTGATAACCGGGCAGATGAATGTCTGAAACCTCTTTTAAAGGCGCTTTATTTACTGCGATGTCTTTTGGTATATCGATTAACACAGGTCCTTTTCTGCCAGTGTTCGCAATATGAAAGGCTTCTTTCATGATCCGAGGCAGATCTTCCGCCTTTTGCACTTGATAATTGTGCTTTGTGATCGGCATCGTAATCCCTACAATATCCGCTTCTTGAAAAGCATCAGTTCCAATTACTTTTGTAGCCACTTGCCCTGTAAAGATAACAAGAGGGATGGAATCAATCATGGCATCAGCAATGCCGGTTACAAGGTTGGTAGCACCTGGTCCTGAAGTCGCAAGCACTACACCTGGGTTTCCAGTCACTCTCGCATAGCCTTGAGCTGCGTGAATCGCACCTTGTTCGTGCCTTGTTAGTACATGCTTCATTTCTGCTTTGTAAAGAGCATCATATATCGGAAGCACCGCACCTCCTGGATACCCAAAAACAACTTCTACCTTTTCATTCTTCAGTCCTTGAATAAATAGTTCAGCGCCAGAGACTAATGAAGATTCAACCGTTTTTTGTTCAGCCACCCAACTGGCCTTCATTTTCATTCCTCCTTCATCTTTTGGACCCATTTATTTAATAAAAAAGCATTTCCCTAAATCTTAGCAGCTCTTAGGAGGGTTGATTTCCGCTCCAGGTGCTCGCTTTCCGCGGGGCGTGCGGTGAGCCTCCCTATCGCTTCGCGCTGGCGGGGTCTCACCTGTCCCGCTGATCCCGCAGGAGTCTCGCACCTTACGCTCCAATCAACTAGTCAATGAAGCGCTTTATAAAGAGCAAAATTTAGAAAACAGCCAATAAAAAAACTTCCCCACCCAAATGGACAGGAAAATCCTATCCAAAGGGGTGAAAAAGTTTCATTTTCACGGTACCACCCTTTTTCGCGGCATCTTCGTAATAAGACACCGCCTCGTGACGGACAAGCCGTCATTTGATAACAAGCGTTTAAAAATGGAAATAACCGCTTGGCCCTTCCTACTCATGTTACTTTCAAAAGGACACTCAGGAGGGATGTCCTGGTATTAGGAATAACCGGCTCACAGCAACCCGGCTCTCTGTGTATTCCACATCTACCATTGTTCTCCGTCATCGTTTTTAAGGTATTAAATTTTTAAAATTCCGCCAGTATTTGCTGAAGTAACTAAAGCAGCGTAACGGGCTAAATAGCCTTTTTTAATCTTTGGCTCGGGTTTGACCCAGTTACTTTTTCTTGCTTTCAACTCATCTTCTGTCAGCATTAAATGAATCGTTCTATTTACTAAATCAATTAATATCGGGTCTCCACTTTCGATAAATGCAATCGGACCACCTTGTGCAGCTTCCGGTGAGATGTGACCGATGGAAATTCCTCTGGATGCCCCTGAAAAGCGTCCATCTGTTATTAGCGCAACTTTTGTGCTTAATCCCATTCCTGCAATAGCAGATGTTGGAGTAAGCATCTCAGGCATTCCCGGTCCACCTTTAGGTCCTTCATAGCGAATGACTACAACATGGCCTTCTCGTACTTCACCATTGTTGATTCCCTGGATCGCTTCGTCCTGAGATTCATACACGATCGCTTCTCCTTGAAATGTCTTGATTGAAGGGTCAACCGCTCCAACTTTGATAACACAGCCATCTGGTGCAATGTTTCCATAAAGGATCGATAACCCGCCAACTGGTGAATACGCATTATCCTTTTTGCGAATGACATCATCATCTAAAATCTCAGCGTTACGAACCCTCTCTTGAAGAGTTTCACCGGAAATCGTAATACGGTCGTTATGAATTGCGCTTTCCATTTTGCAAAGTTCATTGATGATCGCACTTACGCCTCCAGCCCGGTGAACGTCTTGCATGGAATAATCCGAAGCAGGAGAAATCTTAGACAGGTAGGGAATCCTTTCTGCAATTTCATTGATCCGGGTCAGATCGTAATCAATTTCAGCTTCATTTGCTATCGCCAGCATATGGAGAACAGTATTTGTTGAGCCTCCCATTGCCATGTCGAGTGCAAAAGCATCGTCAATCGCTTCTTTCGTAATAATATCTCTAGGGCGAATATTCTCTTTTACTAGATTCATGAGAGAGTTTGCCGCATCACGGATCAGCTCTCTCCGCTCATCTGATGTTGCTACGATTGTGCCGTTACCCGGCAAAGTAATCCCCAGCATTTCCATAATTGAATTCATGCTGTTAGCTGTAAACATTCCTGAACAGGATCCGCATGTTGGACAAGCACTTGTTTCAAGCTCCAGCAGCTCTTCTCGGGTCATTTTTCCGGCTAAATGAGAACCAACACCTTCAAAAACAGAGGCAAGTGAAAGTGATTTCCCTGCCATTGATTTTCCGGCCTCCATCGGTCCGCCTGAAACAAATACGGCAGGGACGTTCGTCCTGACAGCCGCCATCAGCATACCTGGTGTGATCTTGTCACAGTTTGGAATATAAAAGACTCCATCAAACCAATGAGCGTTGATTACTGTTTCTGCTGCATCTGCAATTACTTCTCGGCTTGGGAGCGAGTAGCGCATTCCGATATGCCCCATCGCGATGCCATCATCGACACCAATCGTATTAAATTCAAATGGTATACCGCCTGCTTCCCTTATGGCTTCTTTAACCCATTGACCCACTTTATTTAAATGCATGTGCCCCGGAATAATATCAACATAGGAATTACAAACACCGATAAATGGTTTATCCATATCTTCTGGTGCAACACCCGCTGCGTGGAGAAGACTTCTATGCGGGGCTCTATCGATTCCTTGTTTGATCATATTACTGCGCATGTTTGAAACACTCCTATACAACTTTTATCCTGCTTGCACGGTCTGTCCTGTATAAACTTTTACACCTTCTTCAACAACTTTCTTCCTGAAGGCTTCTAACAACTTATTTGTATGTTCACCAGGTGCTCCGTTTCCGATCACCCTTCCGTCAACTTTTACAACCGCAATTACTTCTGCAGCAGTTCCGGTAAGGAAGACTTCATCAGCAACGTACACATCATGTCTCGTAAACGGTTCTTCTACCATTTTGTATCCAAGTTCATTAGCGATTTCAACAATTGCGTTTCTTGTAATTCCTTCTAATGCTCCTAGATAGCCAGGCGGAGTTTTGATCGTGTTTCCTTTAACGATGAATACATTATCTGCAGAACCCTCTGCTACATATCCTTGATCATTAAGCATCAGCGCTTCACTAACACCTGCCAGGCTCGCTTCAATTTTTACTAAAATATTATTTAAGTAATTCAATGATTTCACTTTTGGACTTAATACATCAGGTCTGTTTCTTCTGCTAGCCACAGTGATGATTTCAAGACCTGTTTCATAAAGTTTTTTAGGAAAGAGAGCAAGCTGCTCTGTAATTACAATGACTCCAGGTTTTCCGCATGTAAACGGATCTAATCCCAAATTGCCTTTACCTCGTGAAACAACTAATCGGATATAAGCATCACGATATTGGTTTTTCTGGAGCGTTTCTACAATGATGTTTGTTAACTCTTCTTTCGTGTGTGGAATGTTTAGCATAATGGATTGAGCTGATTCGTATAAGCGCTGAAGATGTTCATCTAACCGATAAACGTTGCCGTTATAGACCCGAATGCCTTCGAACACCCCATCTCCATATAAAAAACCATGATCATAAACTGAAACCTTAGCATCGTCTTTTAATACGTACTCACCATTTACATAAACCCATTGCTCCTGCATCGTGATCCTCCTTTTCTTCGGAAATTAAATTATTAGAATTTTTTAAAAACAATTAATAATTGTTGACAATATTACGCCCATATCACCGCAGGGTCAACCATGAATTTCATTAAAAATATTTAATTCTGACTTTTCTGATATTTTGTAGGCGCTTTCATTCCCATGGTTGAGGCAAATAAAGGTTTTAAAACGATATTTGTAAACATTTATAAAGCGCTTACAACAAAACAGGATAGAACACAAAAAAACACGCTCCACATCCTTTAATAGAGGACATGAAACGTGTTTGATTATGTAATAAAAAATAATTATATGGCGTCCCAGGAGAGATTCGAACTCCCGACCGTACGCTTAGAAGGCGTATGCTCTATCCGGCTGAGCTACTGGGACATATGTATTGGAGCCCCTTTCGCATAGCAATGCGCTTTCCGCAATTACCATGCGCTGCGGGCACACAGTGATTTGTTCCACCTGTCGACCGTGGATACAAATATGTTTTTTATAACATGCATTTTAAATGTAAGATCTGTAAACTTCAGATGTAACTCTTTTGTGCCATTTGAACGTGAGAAAAACAAATGGAGCGGGTGATGAGAATCGAACTCACGACCAGAGCTTGGAAGGCTCTTGTTTTACCACTAAACTACACCCGCAGACATATTAGATCTTGTCGCGACGACATAACTTAATATACATGATATCCACAAAAGAGTCAACCTATTTCTTTAATTTTTTCACGATTTCTCTTTAATTCCCTTTAAACTCTTTTGAAAGATGGTCAATTTGCTTTCCTTCCAGTGAATAAAAAACTACAGTGATATTTAAATCATTTATCTCTAATATAGCATACGTTTTTTCAAAAGTTCCTCTGGGCAGTCTTATGCTTCCCGGGTTAATAAAGATCATTCCTTCTCGTTCATAAGCCTCAGCAATATGTGAATGACCGAAACAAGCAATAACTGCACCTGTTTCTTCTGCTCTGTAAGCAAGAGACATATGAGACATCTTAACATCATACAAATGCCCATGAGTAATATACAAACACTTATTCCCAAGCATCTCAATCGCTTCATTGGGGAAATCCTTGCCAAGAAAATCCATATTCCCCCTTACAGTAACATATCCAGACAGTTCTTTTGCATTTGTTTCAAGTTCAGAATCTCCACAATGAATCATTAGATCAATTTCATCCTCATGACGCTTTTTTATCATAATTAATTCTTCTTTTAACCCATGACTGTCACTAACAATCAAGGCTTTTGCCATAGCATGTCCTCCTTGCTGATAAAATCTTTTAATTTTTGCAATGCGACAGCTCTGTGGCTGATCTTATTCTTTTCTTCTTTTGACAATTCTGCCATGGAACATTCTAATTGGGGAAGGTAGAAGATCGGGTCATATCCAAACCCTTCATTACCACGTCTTTCTGACAATATTTCACCTTCGCATGTACCTCTTACGACAAATGTTTTTTTGTCTGGTCTTGCAAAAGCTAATGCACAAACAAAACGTGCTGTCCGATTTGGTTCAGCTACACCCCTAAGTTCACTTAAAACTTTATCCATATTAGCCTCATCACTTTTCTCGCTTCCCGCATATCTTGCAGAATAAACTCCTGGTCTTCCTTCGAGTGCATCCACCTCAAGACCTGAATCATCAGCGATAACCGGAATTTTCATAATGGAACAAATGGCTTCTGCCTTTATAATTGAATTTTCTTCAAAAGTAACCCCAGTTTCTTCAACATCTGGACTATTTTTTATGTCAAGCAGCGATATGACTTCAATACCTAAATCTTTGAACATGGATTGAAACTCTTTGACTTTACCTATGTTTTTTGTAGCAATTAAAATTTTCATATTGTCCTCCGCTATCTTTGTAAATAAAGAAAATTTGCTGAAGCGCAAAAAAGAGACGATTTTCTCGTCTCTTTACTTTATCACATCGATTGCTGATTTAAAATTCACCTGTATTAACTTCTTTCGGACGGGAAACTGGGGCTGTTAGCTCTTTTCCTTTCTCGGTAAAGATCTTAGACTTTCCATCTACTTTTATAGCGACCTTCTTAACCTCTGAAAGCTCAGTTAAAGAAAGAACAATCGAATTTAATACTTCATCTGCAATCATACTTTCTTCTTTGTTATCTAATACAGCACCATTGAAATTAAGAGTAACCACTCCATCTTTTACAACAGGAGTACTCAATAGTTTTACATCCGTTCTAAAATCAGTCAGAAGGTTGCTTTCAGCTGAAGGACCGTCTATTAAATGTTCAATTGTAGCTGTGACCTTGTCGGTTCCTTCTTTCGCTACACGGCGCGTTACGGGTACATAGTAAGTTTGATCTTGCGTCTGGGCTAAAAAGTAAAGTGTTACAAGTTCACTGTTTGTTATATCTGCTACGCTGCCGTTCTCGAGGTTAATTCCATCTACTCTGCTTACACCTTCACCAACAGGTGTATTATTTACTGGCATTGAGTTTTGGTTCTTGCCTTCGATCTGTATCTTCACTTTTTTAATATTATCAAACTGTGTAAGCGTAAAGGTTATGGCCTGAAGAATCTTCATTTCATCTTTTGCATTATACTCCTTAAATTCTTTTGAAAAGTTTGCAGTCGCCGTACCTTTTTTTATATTTACCGATAGAACTTCCGTATCTGCAGGCAATACAGCTTGAAAGCCATTCGGAATCATATTGCTTACCGGACCATCTTTTACGAGATATTGCAGAACTTGCTTGGCCGTTTCATCATTTTTCGGCAAAGCAAGGACTTGAGGTACAACCATACCGTTGCTGTCGAATAAAAACAGCTGTCTTTTTTGAGTGCTCTCGGTCTTGGCTGTTTTTTCTTTTTTATCAAGCGACTTTCCTTCCTTCACGTAATTCACTTTTGGGGGATCAAGCTCAGTTCCTGCTTTCTCTCCCCCTATTCCGCAACCTGATACCAGTAATGACACTGATAAAAAAAGCAGCGGAGCCCCTGACTTCATTATTTTGCGCATACTTTCCCTCCTCAAGTGGTTTGTACTATTATGTATACGAGCTATCTTCTTCTGATAGACCACTTGTACAAAAATAAAAAGAACAGCTTCACAAAAAATGTGAGTCTGCTCTTTTTTAGGCTAGTTTCTAAATAAATGTTGCTTTCGAGTATTTTGTTACCTCTCTTCATTGCAAGTTGATTGGAGCGGAAGGTGCGAGACTCCTCGAAAATGAAAATCAACATTTTCTTCGTGCGATGTAATGCTGTCGAAGCCCTCCTTGTCCTGCGGGATCAGCGGGACAGGTGAGACCCCGCCAGCGCGAAGCGATAGGGGGCTCACCGCACGCCCCGCGGAAAGCGAGCATCCTGGAGCGGAGATCAACTACTTACAAGTACAACAAAGATAGCGAAAACGGTATTTTTTAAAGCTTGATACATTCTACCTTATCTATTTTTGTATTAAGCCAATGATTGGCTATTTTTAAAAACTGGCTGCTTTCTGCAGTCGCTAAAAATCTGTGCACCGGTTTCTTTTCTCCAGTGTTTAAAATTCCGCTATGATCGAGAATAACGGAAACCTCCCGGGCGGTTTCTGCACCTGAACATAAGATTTTGATATGTTCACCCATTACTCGCTGAATTACCGGCCGTAACAAAGGGTAATGTGTACAGCCTAAAATCAGCGTGTCTATTGAAACATCCTTAAGAGGATATAATGTTTCTGAAACAGCATTCAATGTTTCTTCTCCGGAAAGCTTCCCTTGTTCAACTAAAGGAACGAATAATGGACAAGCCAAGCTCTCCACGATTACATCACTGCGGATCTGCTGAAGGGCCTGCTTATACGCTCCGCTATTTATTGTTCCTATCGTACCAATCACGCCTACATGGTTATTCTTAGTTGCTTTTAAGGCAGAGCGCGCCCCAGGGTGTATAACCCCTATTACAGGTATATCGAGCTTCTTTTTCGCTTCATCTAATACAGCAGCTGTAGCGGTATTACATGCGATTACAAGTAATTTAATCTCCTGGTCTATAAGAAAGTTAATCATTTCCCACGTATATGTTCTTACCTCTTCAAAAGGTCTAGGACCATATGGACAACGCTTAGTATCACCTAAATATATGATTTCTTCTTTTGGGAGCTGTTTCATCAGCTCTCTGACAACGGTTAATCCGCCCACTCCTGAATCTATTACGCCTATAGGTCTATTCAAAACATACATCGCCTCATCTCTATACACAATACTGAAAACAAAAGGCGTTTATCATTGTTTTCTATTCTGCTAATATTTTTATGAAAATGCAATAAAAATCGTTCGAATGTAAACTATTCTTGAAAGAAACTCGAAAATTTCAGCAACATCCGTTCTAGCAATCCTTGTTGCACTTGAAAGAGGTTGATTTCCGTTACAGGTGCTCGCTTTCCGTGGGGCGGGCGGTGAGCCTCCTTCACCCTTTGGGTAATTAGGAGTCTCACCTGTCCCACTCGTCCCACAGGAGTCTCCCACCTTTCACTCCAATCAACTTTATCAATGAAGAAATTTACGAAATGAACAGTATGCAAAACGATCTAGTCCAGCCTTGACGTCCAAAAATAGATTTTGTTCCTTTTTTTACTGCAAAGACTAGAATGTACGTAAAAGGACTATGGAAACATCCCATAGTCCTTTTTAAATTTAAAATCAACTAGAATACATACTATTATTTAAAGTTCTGCTCTACAAATTCTACAACATCTTTCATTGTATCCATTTGGAGAATTTCATCGATGTGCGCACTGATTTTTTCTTTTGAAAGCCCTCTGATCTGGCTTCTAGCTGGCAGCAC
This genomic interval carries:
- the ilvD gene encoding dihydroxy-acid dehydratase is translated as MRSNMIKQGIDRAPHRSLLHAAGVAPEDMDKPFIGVCNSYVDIIPGHMHLNKVGQWVKEAIREAGGIPFEFNTIGVDDGIAMGHIGMRYSLPSREVIADAAETVINAHWFDGVFYIPNCDKITPGMLMAAVRTNVPAVFVSGGPMEAGKSMAGKSLSLASVFEGVGSHLAGKMTREELLELETSACPTCGSCSGMFTANSMNSIMEMLGITLPGNGTIVATSDERRELIRDAANSLMNLVKENIRPRDIITKEAIDDAFALDMAMGGSTNTVLHMLAIANEAEIDYDLTRINEIAERIPYLSKISPASDYSMQDVHRAGGVSAIINELCKMESAIHNDRITISGETLQERVRNAEILDDDVIRKKDNAYSPVGGLSILYGNIAPDGCVIKVGAVDPSIKTFQGEAIVYESQDEAIQGINNGEVREGHVVVIRYEGPKGGPGMPEMLTPTSAIAGMGLSTKVALITDGRFSGASRGISIGHISPEAAQGGPIAFIESGDPILIDLVNRTIHLMLTEDELKARKSNWVKPEPKIKKGYLARYAALVTSANTGGILKI
- the ilvE gene encoding branched-chain-amino-acid transaminase, with product MQEQWVYVNGEYVLKDDAKVSVYDHGFLYGDGVFEGIRVYNGNVYRLDEHLQRLYESAQSIMLNIPHTKEELTNIIVETLQKNQYRDAYIRLVVSRGKGNLGLDPFTCGKPGVIVITEQLALFPKKLYETGLEIITVASRRNRPDVLSPKVKSLNYLNNILVKIEASLAGVSEALMLNDQGYVAEGSADNVFIVKGNTIKTPPGYLGALEGITRNAIVEIANELGYKMVEEPFTRHDVYVADEVFLTGTAAEVIAVVKVDGRVIGNGAPGEHTNKLLEAFRKKVVEEGVKVYTGQTVQAG
- a CDS encoding metallophosphoesterase family protein; this translates as MAKALIVSDSHGLKEELIMIKKRHEDEIDLMIHCGDSELETNAKELSGYVTVRGNMDFLGKDFPNEAIEMLGNKCLYITHGHLYDVKMSHMSLAYRAEETGAVIACFGHSHIAEAYEREGMIFINPGSIRLPRGTFEKTYAILEINDLNITVVFYSLEGKQIDHLSKEFKGN
- a CDS encoding XTP/dITP diphosphatase, which produces MKILIATKNIGKVKEFQSMFKDLGIEVISLLDIKNSPDVEETGVTFEENSIIKAEAICSIMKIPVIADDSGLEVDALEGRPGVYSARYAGSEKSDEANMDKVLSELRGVAEPNRTARFVCALAFARPDKKTFVVRGTCEGEILSERRGNEGFGYDPIFYLPQLECSMAELSKEEKNKISHRAVALQKLKDFISKEDMLWQKP
- a CDS encoding GerMN domain-containing protein, with protein sequence MRKIMKSGAPLLFLSVSLLVSGCGIGGEKAGTELDPPKVNYVKEGKSLDKKEKTAKTESTQKRQLFLFDSNGMVVPQVLALPKNDETAKQVLQYLVKDGPVSNMIPNGFQAVLPADTEVLSVNIKKGTATANFSKEFKEYNAKDEMKILQAITFTLTQFDNIKKVKIQIEGKNQNSMPVNNTPVGEGVSRVDGINLENGSVADITNSELVTLYFLAQTQDQTYYVPVTRRVAKEGTDKVTATIEHLIDGPSAESNLLTDFRTDVKLLSTPVVKDGVVTLNFNGAVLDNKEESMIADEVLNSIVLSLTELSEVKKVAIKVDGKSKIFTEKGKELTAPVSRPKEVNTGEF
- the racE gene encoding glutamate racemase, translating into MYVLNRPIGVIDSGVGGLTVVRELMKQLPKEEIIYLGDTKRCPYGPRPFEEVRTYTWEMINFLIDQEIKLLVIACNTATAAVLDEAKKKLDIPVIGVIHPGARSALKATKNNHVGVIGTIGTINSGAYKQALQQIRSDVIVESLACPLFVPLVEQGKLSGEETLNAVSETLYPLKDVSIDTLILGCTHYPLLRPVIQRVMGEHIKILCSGAETAREVSVILDHSGILNTGEKKPVHRFLATAESSQFLKIANHWLNTKIDKVECIKL